In Allomuricauda ruestringensis DSM 13258, the following proteins share a genomic window:
- a CDS encoding GreA/GreB family elongation factor has translation MKYGSLLIEKKEYVLLKKLMNLSGYHKDNTWKKSIKKLMEEMETAMILDEDDMPKDVIRFNSNATIVSENGWHKKFKLVLPSKSDVKNNCISILTPMGAAVMGYAKGDSIVWEFPSGKQKLTIENVEQENESININMVL, from the coding sequence TATGTCCTTCTCAAAAAGTTGATGAACCTTTCTGGATACCATAAGGACAATACATGGAAGAAATCGATAAAGAAGTTAATGGAAGAAATGGAGACGGCAATGATTTTGGATGAGGATGATATGCCCAAGGATGTCATACGGTTCAATTCAAATGCCACCATTGTTTCTGAAAATGGATGGCATAAAAAATTCAAGTTGGTATTACCTAGCAAAAGCGATGTCAAGAACAATTGTATATCCATATTGACCCCTATGGGGGCTGCCGTAATGGGCTACGCCAAAGGGGATTCCATTGTTTGGGAATTTCCATCGGGTAAGCAGAAACTGACCATTGAGAATGTTGAACAAGAAAATGAGTCCATCAACATAAACATGGTATTATGA